The window GACGTGTTTCATGTTTGTGCAATTTGAAgtgtctcctctttctcccctttaAATATTTCCCTAAGCATCTATTCAAGTTCTTACCCTAAAAGTGTAAATAAAGctgcaacaacaaaaccactggACCCACTGGGTTTGTTTTACTCTGAAcacaagctgctctctgctctagCACTCATTTTGTCTTGGGTGTCTCTTGTGTGTGcagctccttcctctctttgGAGTTTGTCTTGGTTTTGTTCCAGTTTCTTCCATCATTGTTTTTTGCTCCTGTTTAGTTTTGGTCTTTCCCCATGGTGTTTTCCCCAGAGCACGAGCAAGAATGAACCAGTTTGGAAACATCCTTTTTCCCCACACTGATGGTTCATCCAGCTCTACAGCACTCAAAGCCACCAAAGCTGCTTTGAGAATGGCTAGCTCAGGTTCtgctggcagtggtggaagccATCAGTGCCTTTACCATCAGGTTGGGAAGCTTCAGTAGCAGACTCAGACCCTCTGTGGGGCACTTTATGGTAAGGGTGCAGGTGGCTTTGTTGTTTatcacagcagaggcaggccCTAAAACCATTATACTAGCTTCAAAATCTAGAGCAggacttctgggttttttcctcATGCAGGTTGTGAGCTCATTTGAAGTAATTCTGGCTGAGGTCCTCCTTGGCTCACCCTGGTCAGGAGCAGAACTCCTGTCTTTGGGGTGCCAGGACCTTCCCAGATCTCTTCAGGGACCTAACGTACCTGGGTTAGAACTGAGCCTCAGTTGTTGCAACAGTTCTGTCTCACACTCCCCTGGTGTCCTCACCAGGCCCTTGTAGCTGTCCCAGGACTTGTGAGGAATTTTGTCACCTCAGACCTTGCATCCATGAATGTGTTTTTTGCCATTTTCTTAACGCTTTGCTTCTGTCttgcttccctctcccccttccccctcccaccctttccttccctcccctcttcccgtGGCACCTGCTGTCTCTCCTTACTGGGGTTGTTTGTTCTGGAAAGCTACAGTCTGTGTGACAGCAATGATCTTCCACTGTGTGAAGCCTACTGGAGACAAGACTTTGCCACGCTGTCCCCCGAGAGCCTCTGCATGCCCCTGGCAGCTGCCACGGCAGAGCCCAGCCTTGCTCCCTCCCAGAGCTCCACCCCGGCGCACCCCCACGTCAACGGGCATGGGGCAGCTGCCCCAGAGCACCCCTGAAGAGGATCCTCTGCTGCCCAATGCCTTCCTCCCggctctgctgcactgctgcaagTCTTCCACCTGCTGTATGAGGAGTGAGCATGTCCTGCTGTTGGGAGAAGGCACTGGAGCTATGCTGGCAGGGTTGTGCTCATGGGATGGCCACGGTGCTTCCTCCACCCCTGGGACACTGCCAGGAGCAATCCTCTCCCTTAAGAGATAGTGATAAGTAAATAGCAAGCTGATTGTTCTAACAAAGTAGAGTTAGGTTTGCTTTAGCTCGATGGTTGCCTGTAGAGCTCAGTAGAAATCCACTCTGTTTTCATGTGAATCTCTAACTCCACACAGGAGTGTTGGGTGTTGAATTTGTTTGGGATAAACTTGAGCCAAGTCTTGGGGATAGTGAAGTTTTGGGGGGTGTTTTCCCACACTTACTGGCGTTCTGTCTGCTTTAAAGCTCTCTCAGGATGGCATCTGACAACCTCTGTTCTACTTCAGAGTAAGAGCCTTGTAGTATTTTGTACACAGCACTGTCAGGAGTGCTCCACAAACTTGAACTGGTTGCAGGATGGGCTCTCAGGAGACCCTTTCCCAGGAGCAGTGTTATGCcttgggaagaggaaagggccaGCTGAGGAGTCAGACTTGGGTATTGATGGTGCCacttgctggggctgcagctggaagcagcaacagagtTTGGTTCATTCTGCAGTGTTCACACAAACTGTTAGCACACCTGagctaacaccaccacagtGTTTACTTTGGCTGATTCTTTGGTCTAACTGGAGCTGACTGGGCTGGATGGGGCAGAGGGTGgcactcctctctctcctccagagTCCCTTCTGAAGCAGCATCTTGGGTGCTTggtggctgctcagcagcttggTGCAACTGCTCTTCTTTCCCTGGGTGGTGCTTCTGCTGTGTCTCCAAgcaagctggggctggagctggattgGAACACGCTCAGAACACCTCAGTGTTGAAGCCACAGAACCgtgggtgcagcccagcagctgagccaagcttccccagctctctcctctcttaGGATGTGAATTTTGCTCTGTTCTGGTTTAGTTTTTCTTCCATTCCATTGATtttcatttggtttgggtttttttttgtaatgaGGTGGTGTAATAAAACTAACCCTTTTGTATCGTTTTTAAAGTGTGTGTTTTCAGCCCCAGGTCCGTGAATCTCTGCTAACGTGAGCAGGCACTAGGAGAGTGGTTTGGGGACAACCCTGCTCCTTGCAGCCATGGCTGTGCAGGGGCCGTGGGCCTGCCCCTGAACCCATTGGCATCGTCGGATCCGCCAGAGCCTCCTGCGCTGCTCGGGCGGCAGCCACAGCGCTGTCTCCTCCCTAAGAAAGGGTTTGGCATCTCTAGACGGGAGCTGAACCGAGCGGGAGTGAATCGGAGCTCTACCTGGGGCCGTCTCGGGGAGGCAGCCGAGGCGGCCCGCTCCTCAGAGGGCTCCGAGCAGCCCGAGGCTTGCGGGGCCCTCGGTGTCGGCCCCGTGGCCGTGCCACAGGGCGCTGCGCTGAGCCTGCCCCGCCGCGGCGGCGTCCTTCCCTCCCGGCTGCGGCTgcatccttcccttcccttcccgccCGGCTGCAGCTgcatccttcccttcccttcccttccctcccggCTGCGGCTgcatccttcccttcccttcccttccctcccggCTGCGGCTgcatccttcccttcccttccctcccggCTGCGGCTgcatccttcccttcccttcccttccctcccggCTGCGGCTgcatccttcccttcccttcccttccctcccggCTGCGGCTgcacccttcccttcccttcccttccctcccggCTGCGGCTgcacccttcccttcccttcccttcccttcccttcccttcccttcccttcccttcccttcccttcccttcccttcccttcccttcccttcccttcccttcccttcccttcccttcccttcccttcccttcccttcccttcccttcccttcccttcccttcccttcccttcccttcccttcccttcccttcccttcccttcccttcccttcccttcccttcccttcccttcccttcccttcccttcccttcccttcccttcccttcccttcccttcccttcccttcccttcccttcccttcccttcccttcccttcccttcccttcccttcccttcccttcccttcccttcccttcccttcccttcccttcccttcccttcccttcccttcccttcccttcccttcccttcccttcccttcccttcccttcccttcccttcccttcccttcccttcccttcccttcccttcccttcccttcccttcccttcccttcccttcccttcccttcccttcccttcccttcccttcccttcccttcccttcccttcccttcccttcccttcccttcccttcccttcccttcccttcccttcccttcccttcccttcccttcccttcccttcccttcccttcccttcccttcccttcccttcccttcccttcccttcccttcccttcccttcccttcccttccggctgcagctgcatccttcccttcccttcccgccCTGCTGCGCCGTTCCCGCCCGGCCGCGGCCGCACcgtccctgccctcccccctgcAGTCACTTCCTACCCGCCGAACTCAGCCCACTTCCGGTCCGCTGCGCCGTCGTCACTTCCTGCCGCCGCTCGCCGTCATTTCCGGAGTGCCGCACGAGGAGACTGCTGCGCTCCGAGCAAGGAGCGGCTCAGGCCCGCCCGGGGCTCCGCGGCCTGTCCGCGCTGAGGGCGCCGCGCCCGGGGCTCCGCGGCCTGTCCGCGCTGAGGGAGCCGAGCAAGGAGCGGCTCAGACCCGCCCGGGGCTCCGCGGCCTGTCCGCGCTGAGGGCGCCGGGCAGGGAGCGGCTCAGACCCGCCCGGGGCTCCGCGGCCTGTCCGCGCTGAGGGCGCCGCGCCCGGGCGGACATGGCCAGCCTGGCCGCACAGGACTCCTACCTGCAGGCCTTGGCGAGGAAGGTCTGCGCGCAGCAGCCCCCAGAGTCGCGGAAGAGGAAACTCGGCAATGGTGCGGCTGGGCCGCCCctggctgggctgtgggagCGTGGGCTTGGGGCAGGCTTGGTCTGACGAGTGCGAGGCGTGACGCAGTGACCTTTAAAGACGAAGTCTGAGCTGAACTGTGGGgctcctgagcacagcctgcGCGCTGTGCCGTTGGCCCGGGGAGGCGGTGACCTCCCTGCCCTTTGTGCAGTTGGTGCCTGGGCGcgggagagccctgcaggccTCTTTGGTCCGGTTAGATCCGTTCTAAACTGAGGGGGTTTTGAAGGTTGAGATGTGCCATTGCAAGGCTGAAACTTTAGTCTGCAGTGCTAATTGAACGTTATGAAGTGGAACTGTGATGTTGTCCCATCTTGTGCAATTCTTCTTTTGTCTTCCAGCGTCTAAGCCAGGGCAGCCCAAAGATGCTGGTGGGCAGcccaagaaaaagaagagaaagaaacccCAGAAGCAAGCTGAGAAGGGAAATGCTCCTTCAGGCAAACAGGTGGTCTCCAACACTGGTAAATCTACTCCAGGACAgaaagcagctcctccagcccgcAAATCATCTCCACAAGGTGTTAAACAGAGCAGAGATGAGAGTTTGCAGACAGGTAggaatgccatggtctggttacaGTCACCTGAGCTTCAGTTGCTTCACAGGGGTCTAGTTTGGAAAGAGCTCAGTGAATTGAAAACATCTGTGCTTAATCTGTGTGCCCTAAAAGCTTTTGTATGtgtatagaatcagagaatcaagcaagttggaagagagctccaagctcagccagcccagcctagcacccagacgtgtccaaccaaccagaccatggcactaagtgccccagccaggcttggcttcaacacctccagccacacagactccaccacctccctgggcagcccattccaatgccaatcactctctctgacaacaacttcctcctcacttccagcctatacttcccccagcacaacttgagactgtgtccccttgttctgttgctggttgcctgggagaagagcccaccccccacctggctacagtgtcccttcaggtagttgtagatgagTTTGTAACGTCACCACTGGGTGGCTCTGGAAGCAGCGCTTAAACCGGAGAGCAGAGTTTGAGTCTATGTTGGGAATGCCCACGTGGATGCAGGATGCAACCTCTGGCATGCCAGGCCAGCTTCCCGGTCTGAATCTGAAAAGCCTGATCAAAATAAAAGCTATCCCTGGTGTCCTTGTTTCCACCATCTTCATACTTGTCTTCTGGCCTGTTGGGCAGCCGGAGGGCATGCCAGGCCAAGCTGGCTGGTGGTGATGAGTGATAacacaaagagaaaagggaCAGTGCTAAGGAAACCAACAAAATGGAAACTCTGGGGCTTTTTATGTGGTCCAGTTCTATTCACAGCACCTAAAAAGTTCTTGGAGCttttcctgtgcctgcagaaagTTCTTTCCTTTAGCTATCTCTTTGTTTTCTCCCTCTGACTTTCAGGGAGCAAAAGTGCCCTGggttcctcctccttttctgcaaTGAACCTCCTGCGTCAGAGGCTGCATGAGAAGATCAAAAAGGCTTCTGGACAGGTCTGAGAGCCCTTAGTCTGTGTCCATCTGTGTGGTTGTGCACTATAAACTCTCTCCACTTCATTGCAGTGttatttaggctggaaaagaccttttaagacCATGAGGCCCATCTGCTAACCCAATACTggcaggtcaccactaaaccatgtccttcagcacatcatctccatggctttgagaacccttccaggaaTAGGgaccctgccactgctgtgggcagccttttccagggcttgagaaccctttgcaggaggaaatttttcctaatgtccaacttaacctcccctggtgcaacttcaggctATTTGcacctgtcacttgttcctgggGTTAAGAaaccgacccccacctggcttcgacctcctttcaggcagttgtagcgagcaatgaggtctcccttcagcctctttttGCCCAGGCTGAAtaatccctgcagctgctcctcataggacttgtgAGAATTAACCCTTTAAGGTTTCTAATGCATGTCCATCCTTTTTAGGATGATGCCAAAGAGTTACCTCCTGcagtcctggagaagaggcagcgAAGGAAAtatgagagagagaggaagaagcgCCGAAGGAAGGAGTTGAAGATGAAGGCAAAAGCGGAGAAGAAGGAATCTGAGGAagtcccagcagagccagaagtCAAAAaggagagcacagctgaggTTGTCTTCAACAAGGTTGAAGTCCATACAGAGGATGAGTTGAACAAGgtgcagaagaagaaagagaagaggaaagcagtGAAAGGCAACATCACCCCTCTGACCGGCAAAAACtacaagcagctgctgagcaggctgGAGACCAGGAAGAATAAGCTGGACGAGCTGAAGGAGAAGGAccaggagaaagctgaggagctggagaagaaaatgaagtgGACAAACGTTCTGTACAAGGCAGAAGGAGTGAAGATCCGGGACAACGAGGAGCGTCTGAAGGAGGCTCTGAAGCGCAAGGAGAAGCGCAAAGCGCAGCGCCAGCGGCAGTGGGAGAAGAGGACGGAGAGAGTGGTGGAGAAGATGCAGCAGCGGCAGGAGAAGCGGCGCAAGAACAtccagaggaagaagaaggatcGTATCGAGAAGAAGAAAGCCAAGGCCCGCAagaagggcagggttctgccaGAGGACTTGAAGAAAGCTGGACTGAGCTGAGCCTGTGGGGGTAGGtcctcagcctggctctgggAGTGCTGTCTGGGGCAGTTGGTGCTGGACTgggacacagctgctgtgccaccacCCTCTGGGGCCCGCAGAAACCAGGCTGTGGGGCAGCCACTGCTGTGGATTTCAATTTAAGATGAACAAAAAAGCCTTTTGTATCTTTGTTCATTAAATTTCCTATCCCAGAGTAAGCCCTGCTGATTGGTTGGTTCTGATAGTAATGATTGTTACTGTTTTCCTGAAGGGTGCATGTCGCAGAGACCCAGCGTGGtggcagctggaagggacctgttgggagcatccagtccaacctccctgctaaagcagggcacccacagcagcttgcccagcagcacaatgcccaggtgggtttgggatctctgcaaaggagactccacagcctctctgggcagcctgctctagagctccagcaccctcacaacaaacacaTTTCTTCTCTTCAGATGCAACTtttggcttccagtttgtgcccactgccccttatcctgtgGCTGGGCAgtactgagaagagtctggccccatcctcctgcccctcgcccttcagctcttgctgagcattgctcagatcccctctgaggctgctcttctccaggctcaccagccccagggctctcacaatgctgctccaagcccctcagcacTTTGTAGCTTCCACTGGACTCACTCAGGCAGttccctgtctgtcttgaacgggagagcccagaactgaagtaGGCATGCCAGAGGTGG is drawn from Pogoniulus pusillus isolate bPogPus1 chromosome 35, bPogPus1.pri, whole genome shotgun sequence and contains these coding sequences:
- the SURF6 gene encoding surfeit locus protein 6; its protein translation is MASLAAQDSYLQALARKVCAQQPPESRKRKLGNASKPGQPKDAGGQPKKKKRKKPQKQAEKGNAPSGKQVVSNTGKSTPGQKAAPPARKSSPQGVKQSRDESLQTGSKSALGSSSFSAMNLLRQRLHEKIKKASGQDDAKELPPAVLEKRQRRKYERERKKRRRKELKMKAKAEKKESEEVPAEPEVKKESTAEVVFNKVEVHTEDELNKVQKKKEKRKAVKGNITPLTGKNYKQLLSRLETRKNKLDELKEKDQEKAEELEKKMKWTNVLYKAEGVKIRDNEERLKEALKRKEKRKAQRQRQWEKRTERVVEKMQQRQEKRRKNIQRKKKDRIEKKKAKARKKGRVLPEDLKKAGLS